Part of the Dasania marina DSM 21967 genome, ATGGGTGGCCACCACGGTGCTGGCATCCACCACCGTGTAGCCTAGCGTTTGCGCCTGATCTTTAGAGGCCGGGTCTATCCACACCGCCTCTAAGCCAAAAGCTGGATCGGTGGTGGGTACGCCATCTAGTTTGCCGAATACCTGGCCAGGATTAATAGCCAAGTCTCTATCGGGATAAATCTCGGCTTCACCGGCGGTAACCCCCAACAAAGTTATGCGGTAGGCATTGGGCAACAGCTCTAAATTATCCCGTATATGCACCGAGGGGATTAAGAAACCCACCTCTTGCGAGAGCTTTTTACGTATGCCTTTAATACGATTAAGTAACTCGCCGCCCTGGGATTTATCCACCAGCGGTATCAGCCTATAGCCCACTTCTAGGCCTATGGCATCGACGGGATGGACGTCATCCCAACCCAGTTCGGGTAGCTCTGCGGCCTGCTTGGCGGCCACCTCTTGCTGCTCTAACTGACCGCGTTCGACTTGCTGTGCTTGCTCTATTTTTTCGTCGCCATTTTTATTAATATACCAAGCCATACCTCCCGCCATTGCCGCCAAGGTTAAAAAGGCAAAGTGCGGCATACCGGGAATTAAACCCATAAACGCCAGAATCACCGCCGCCACACTTAAGGCCTTGGGGGATTCGAACATTTGGCTCATCACCTGCTCGCCCATATCCTTAGAGCTATTCACCCGCGTCACCATAATAGCCGCAGTAGTTGAAAGTAATAACGAGGGGATTTGCGCCACTAAGCCATCACCGATAGTGAGTAGCGAGTACACTTGCATGGCCTGACCAAACTCTAGGTCATGCTGCACCATACCTATGCCTAGGCCACCCAATATATTAATGGCGAGGATTAACATGCCCGCCACCGCATCACCGCGTACAAATTTGCTGGCACCGTCCATAGAACCGTAAAAATCAGCTTCACCGCCTACTTCTTCACGGCGGGTACGGGCTTCATCTTGGGTAATAAGGCCTGAGTTTAAATCAGCATCGATGGCCATTTGCTTACCGGGCATAGCATCCAAGGTAAAGCGCGCGCTCACCTCCGAAATACGGCCGGCACCTTTGGTTACCACCACAAAGTTAATAATCATGAGGATTAAAAACACCACTAAACCCACGGCGTAATTGCCCCCTATCACCACCTCACCAAAGGACTGAATCACCTTACCGGCGGCATCACCGCCCTTATGCCCTTCTAACAACACAACGCGAGTAGAGGCCACGTTTAAGGCTAAACGCAGCAAGGTAGCAATTAACAAAATGGTGGGGAATACCGCGAAGTCCAGCGGTCTCAGGGCGTAAGCTGCGACCAGCAACACGACGATGGCCAAGGCAATATTAAAAGAGAACAGCACGTCTAATAAAAACGGCGGCACCGGCAATATCATCATGCCCAATAAAGCCAACAACAATATCGGTGCACCTAGATTGCTTTGCAATATAACCTGCAGGGGAGTACGACGTGTTGCGGTAGTAACGGCCATAAGGGTTTTGGGCTCTTAACAATAGCGCCAGTTTTCTGGCAAAAAGTGGGTAATAAGGCTAATAGAGCAAGAAGCTTTCCAGTTTTTAGTTTTCCGGCGTATCGGGCCTAATTATTTTCCCATCCACCCCATAACTCACGTCATTAGGCACCTCTACATCCGCCATAGGTTTAGGCTTGACCCCCTCACCCTTGCGATGCGCCTTAAGCTGAAACACATAGGCCAGTACTTGCGCTACCGCCAGATATAACTGGCTGGGAATCTCTTCATCCAAATCAGTAGTGAAGTAAATGGCCCTAGCCAATGGCGGCGCGGCCATCATCATCACGTTGTGGGCAACGGCAATTTCGCGTATTTTTAACGCAATTTGGTCGGTACCCTTGGCTACCACTACCGGTGCACCGCTACCTTCTAAGTCATACCTAAGCGCTACCGAAAAGTGCTCAGGGTTGGTGATAACCACATCAGCGTTAGGCACTTCCGCCATCATACGACGCTGTGCTATCTCCCTTTGCATCTGTCTTATTCTACCCTTCACTTCCGGCTTACCCTCGGAGTCTTTCATTTCATCCTTGACTTCCTGTAGGGTCATTTTTAATTTTTTCTTATGGGAATACAGTTGATAAGGCACATCAAAGATAGCGATAAAAATCGTGGTTGCACTGATAGTCAGCACCGCATAGGACACCACCGCTATCGCATGCGGCACCGCCTCTTGTACCGAAGAAACCCCTAAGTTTAATAATTCGCCCTGAAAATAATTCAGCACCAGCATGGTAACGCTAGCCACCAATACAAACTTCGCCAAGGCCTTGGTCAGCTCCACCAGCGAGTTAGGTGAAAACAAACGCCCCAAGCCTTTAACTAGACTTAACCGGCTAAACTTCGGCATTAAAGCCTTAGCACTGAGCATCCAACCGCCCAGCAAAATATTGCCCATAAAAGCGGCTATAGCCAAGGTCACCATAAACGGTGTTAAAGCTTGTATAGCGGCGAAGGCAGTAGCCCCCAAGTGCGCAAACATCATTTGTTCATCGAAGGCCGCGGCTCTATCCAAGCTAAAGTTGTAGCGCATAATATTTTTTAAGGCTTCGGCCAAAGGCCCGCCAAAGCTAATTAAACCAATTACCCCGCCCACCAAAACAAAGGTGGTGTTTAGCTCTTTGGAACGGGCTATCTGCCCGTCCTCCATAGCCTTTTGCAGCTTTCGAGGGGTGGGTTCTTCGGTTTTTTCTTGACCGTTTTCGTTTTCTGCCACGTGGCTACTCAGTGATCGTATCTATTTAGCAGCCCGCGTCAAAAAAACACGCAGCTACGCCGTATTACAGGGTTAGAGCAAGACTTGTGCCTATATGCCTATTAATGGAGTTAGCGGTACCTCGCAGCGACCTAAACCATTAATTTGTAATAATTTGTAAAAACCGCTTTCACATAGGTCAATTACTTATATGCTTAAGCCTAATAATATATTTAAAGAGCCTAAGCTATGCCTATGTTTTCTTGTTTCAAACATTGCAGCCTCCCAACTTTACTCATACTGTGTTGCTGCCTACCTTTACAGGCTCACAGCTGCAACCTAAGTATGGGCTGGGAAGAATGGCAACCTTACGCCTACAAGAATACAAGCGGCGAAATAACCGGCCTAGATATAGAGTTAGTGAGTAGCATATTGGAAAACATGAACTGCCAATTACAGTTAAAAAATATGCCTTGGAAGCGACTGCTCAACGACACCAAAGAAGGTAGCAACGACTTAGTCTCTGGCGCCTCGATTACCGAAGAAAGAAAGCAGTGGGGTCAATTCACCCTTCCCTACAGGCAGGAAACTCGCGCCTTATTTGTGCGCAAAGGCACTAGCGAAAACTTTGCCATTAACCAACTGCAAGACATGGTAAGTGCAAAGTTTAAATTAGGCTTAACCCGTGGCGTTTATAACGGTGATGCATTTGCAAAGATGATGGGGAGCCCTGAATTTAAGAAACTCACCCAGGTAGTTAGTAAAGAATCTATCAATCCGAAAAAACTAGTGAAAAATCGTATCGATGGCTATGTGGCCGATGCTATTTCTGGCAGCCAGATACTTCGAGATATGGGCCTATCCGATAAAATAGAAATCCACCCCTATACCATCTATGCCGCTGACGTACATGTGCTGATGAGTAAAAAATCCACTAACCTAGAATTACTAGAAAAATTTAATAACAGCTTGGCGCAGCTGCAAAGCGAAGGAAAACTACAGGCCATAATTAATCGCTATCTACAGCAATAAGGTGGAGAGACCCTATTAGCGTATAGCGACCACTCCAGCCATCATATCTAAAGCCTCACGAGTAAAGTGTTCAAAGTGAGGCAAATAATTACCCATAGACGCCCAGATAATAGCCAAGCCTAGGATTACCATAAACGGAAAGCCTATGGTCATAATATTAAACTGCGGCGCTGAGCGCGTAATAACACCTAAGGCAGAGTTAACAATCATTAACGAAGTCACCGCCGGCAACGCGATTAACACGCCCGCGGCAAACATCCAACTAAACCAGCCCATGATACTCCATAATGCATTGTTACTAATAAACCCTGCACCTACAGGTAATACCACAAAACTTTCGGCCAACACTTCTATCATGGCCAAGTGACCACCCACCGCAACAAACAATAACGTCGCCAACATCAGGTGAAACTGGCTGACCACGGTAACGCTAATACCGTTACTCGGGTCTACCATAGAAGCAAAGCCCAGGCCCATTTGCATCGCTATCATTTGCCCGGCTAAAATAAAAACCTGCATTAACATTTGTAAAGCCATAGCCATGGCCACACCAATCAACACTTGCTGCACGGTAATAAAAAATGAATTTAGACTGACAGCATCAATGGCGGGCATAGCCGGTAAAATAGGTGCCAAGACTAGGGTCATTAATAGTGACAGCATTAAACGTATGCGCGCTGGCACCAGCTGGCTGCCCACTATGGGCGCCATCATAAAAAAACCGCTAATACGAAATAACGGCCACAGGTATTGCCCCACCCATCCACCTATTTGCTCAGCAGTAAGCTCTATCATAGGCTCTAACCGATTAAACTAGGTATGGACTCTAACAGGCGGATGAAAAAATCCATTACCTTATTAAGCAGCCAGGGGCCAGCAATGACCAGAGAGGTTAAAGTGACTAATAAACGGGGTAGAAAACTGAGAGTTTGTTCATTAATTTGGGTGGCGGCTTGAAACATACTCACCACCAAGCCCACCAACAAGCTAGGGATAACCATCATGGCCACCATCAGCATAATAATAAAAATAGCTTCTCTAAAAATATCTAAGGCAACTTCAGGCGTCATAACAGCACCCTAAATACCAAAGCTAGCAGCGAGGGTGCCGATAATCATCGCCCAACCATCCACCATCACAAACAGCATAATCTTAAAGGGCAACGAAATAATAACCGGTGACAACATCATCATACCCATGGCCATCAACACACTGGCCACCACCATATCGATGATGAGAAAGGGAATAAACAATAAAAAACCAATTTGAAAAGCGGTTTTTAATTCGCTGGTAACAAAGGCCGGCGCCAACACAAAAAACGGCACCTCTTCTGGGGTATTAACCGGCTCTGTTTTTGAGATACGCATAAATAAATCTAAATCTGACTCACGGGTTTGTGACATCATAAAATAATGAAACGGCCGAGACCCGGACTCTAAAGCCTGCACCGAGGTAATCTGCTCATTGAGATAAGGCTGCACCGCCACATTATTCACCTCATCAAACACCGGCATCATAATAAAAATAGTAAGGAATACCGTTAGCCCTAATAAGACTTGTGATGAAGGCGAACTTTGTAAACCCAGCGCCTGTCGCAAGATGGCAAACACAATAATAATACGAGTAAAAGAGGTCATCATAATTAAAAATGACGGCAATAAGGTCAGCACCGTCATCAGTGCCAGAATTTGCAGAGTTACTGTGTATTCCTGACTACCATCGGCATTGGTGGTGAGCTTAACGGCGGGTATGCCGCCTGAAGATTGGCTGACAGCTTGAGTTAGTGCGCCAGCAGCGGAGTTGATAGAGCTAGCCGCGCCGCTAGTTTGTGCCTGCGCAGACAGTGTAAAGCACAATAATAGGATCAGACCAAACCAGCGACAACAACAACTCATGGTTTTGGGCTCTCAGTGCTGGGCTTTTGTTGTTTATGAATAAACTGTTTTAATTTATTGGCAAAGTCATGGGGCTGTTCGGCATCAGTGATGACAACTTTTTCATCAAATACATGCAGTGCATTGATACTGCCCGGCGCCACGCCGATTAAAATTTGCTTATCACCCACCTCTATTAGCATCGCTTTTTCGCGCGTGCCCAAGGACAAAGTGGAGACCACTTTCATATGCTGATTGGCCATAAAGCCCGTTTTATTAAAATGTTTGATTAGCCAGGCTAAAAAAAATATCAAGCCCACTACCACTAACAAACCTAACAATACAGTTAAGGGGCTGGAGGTCGCTATGGCCTCGCTATGTTTAATAGTGCTGAGTGGCGACTTAATAGGCTCTGCTGCCCAGCTTGCAGCGGACATCAATAGCAGGGCTATTAGTAGCCCGTGTGTTTTTTGCAGGTATCCACACAGCATATTATTCATAAAGCTTACCGCAGTTTTTTGATGCGTTCTGAGGGGCTTATGACATCGGTCATGCGTATCCCAAATTTTTCATTCACCACTACCACTTCTCCATGGGCGATTAGCGTGCCGTTAACCAAGACATCCAGCGGCTCGCCGGCCAGCCTATCCATTTCGATAACCGAACCTTGATTAAGCTGCAATAAGTTACGTATGCTGATTTGGGTATTACCCACTTCCATAGAAATCCGCACCGGTATATCTAAAATCACATCCAAGTCGGGCGCTTCGCCACTGGCTACCGAGGTGTCGGTGAGCTCTTCCATAGGCGCAGGTTCAGCGGCAGGTGGGCTATCGTCCTGCGCGCCCGATAACAAAGCATCGATATCGTCTTGATCGGCCTCAACCCCCTGTTCGGACATCGCGGCAGCCCAATCATCGGCCATATCTTCTTGGTTGACATCTTCATCATCGCTCATAGTAACGCTCCACTACCTGTGCACCTGAGTGCGCTAAAACTTTGTTATTCAGACAAGGTTATTAAGACAAGGATTTACGATCAACCTTATCAATTATTTGTAAGGCCATATTGCCTTTGGACACACCTAGCTTGGTATTAAACACCGGTACATCATTGGCAAACAGTATCATTTTATCGGGGATGTCTACCGGTATAACATCGCCCTCTTGTAAATCTAATATATCGCGCAGCGATACCGTTTTTTTCGCAATAGTGCCATTCAGCGTAACCGCAGCACCCATCACGTCCTCGCGCAGTGAATTAACCCAGCGGTCATCGACATCATCAACGTCCGTTTGCAAACCGGCATCTAAGGTTTCACGTATAGGCTCTATCATGGAGTATGGCAGCGTAATATGCATATCACCGCCACCGCCATCCAGCTCTACGTGGAAGGTACTCACCACCACCACTTCGCTGGGGCTAACGATATTGGCCATAGACGGGTTAACTTCGGCGTTAACAAATTCAAACTGCACCGGAAAAACCGCTTTCCAAGCTTCTTGTAAGTCGACAAAAGCATCGCGCAATACCATTTCTACTACACGCAATTCGGTGGGGGTAAACTCACGGCCTTCAATCTTGGCGTGCCTACCATCGCCGCCAAAAAAATTATCCACTAATTTAAACACCAGCTTAGCGTCAAAAATAATCAGGCCGGTGCCTCTCAGCGGGCGCAGCTTAACCATGTTTAAACTGGTGGGTACATACAGGGTGTGTACGTATTCGCCAAACTTTTGTATTTGTATGCCGCCCACTGCCACATCGGCGGTGCGGCGCAATAAATTAAATAGGCTGATGCGGGTGTAACGGGCGAAACGCTCGTTAACCATTTCCAAGGTGGGCATGCGCCCACGCACGATGCGATCTTGGCTGGTTAAATCGTAGGAACGCGCCTCGTCAAAGTCGACCTCCTCTTCGGTTTCAACGTCGCCGCCATCCACACCGTGTAATAGGGCATCAATTTCTTCTTGTGACAGTAAGTCCTGCACGTTAGCCCTCTACCGCAATTAGCCAATTGTTCATTCGGTATACCTGTTATTGCATCACAAAATTAGTAAACAACACTTGTTCTACGCCGTCTTCTTTGCCTGTTTCTTCTGTGATAACCGCCTGCACACCTTGCATCGCCTGTTGTCGCATCAGTTCTTTGCCTTCATTAGTTTGTAGCTCTTGGTAAGCGCCACCACCTAAAATCATCACTAAACGGTTTTTTATTAACGGTAAATGCTTTTGTATGGTGGCAAACACTTCCGGATCACGAGTCATAATAGTGACGTCGGTTTGTAAAAATCGCTGCCTACCACGGGATTGAAAATTGACCACAAAAGGCGGCTGAATCGGAAAATACATCGCGCTAATCTTGCCCTTAGGCGCTTCTACCCCAGCCTCAGCA contains:
- the fliR gene encoding flagellar biosynthetic protein FliR — encoded protein: MIELTAEQIGGWVGQYLWPLFRISGFFMMAPIVGSQLVPARIRLMLSLLMTLVLAPILPAMPAIDAVSLNSFFITVQQVLIGVAMAMALQMLMQVFILAGQMIAMQMGLGFASMVDPSNGISVTVVSQFHLMLATLLFVAVGGHLAMIEVLAESFVVLPVGAGFISNNALWSIMGWFSWMFAAGVLIALPAVTSLMIVNSALGVITRSAPQFNIMTIGFPFMVILGLAIIWASMGNYLPHFEHFTREALDMMAGVVAIR
- the fliM gene encoding flagellar motor switch protein FliM — translated: MQDLLSQEEIDALLHGVDGGDVETEEEVDFDEARSYDLTSQDRIVRGRMPTLEMVNERFARYTRISLFNLLRRTADVAVGGIQIQKFGEYVHTLYVPTSLNMVKLRPLRGTGLIIFDAKLVFKLVDNFFGGDGRHAKIEGREFTPTELRVVEMVLRDAFVDLQEAWKAVFPVQFEFVNAEVNPSMANIVSPSEVVVVSTFHVELDGGGGDMHITLPYSMIEPIRETLDAGLQTDVDDVDDRWVNSLREDVMGAAVTLNGTIAKKTVSLRDILDLQEGDVIPVDIPDKMILFANDVPVFNTKLGVSKGNMALQIIDKVDRKSLS
- the fliN gene encoding flagellar motor switch protein FliN encodes the protein MSDDEDVNQEDMADDWAAAMSEQGVEADQDDIDALLSGAQDDSPPAAEPAPMEELTDTSVASGEAPDLDVILDIPVRISMEVGNTQISIRNLLQLNQGSVIEMDRLAGEPLDVLVNGTLIAHGEVVVVNEKFGIRMTDVISPSERIKKLR
- the fliP gene encoding flagellar type III secretion system pore protein FliP (The bacterial flagellar biogenesis protein FliP forms a type III secretion system (T3SS)-type pore required for flagellar assembly.), which produces MSCCCRWFGLILLLCFTLSAQAQTSGAASSINSAAGALTQAVSQSSGGIPAVKLTTNADGSQEYTVTLQILALMTVLTLLPSFLIMMTSFTRIIIVFAILRQALGLQSSPSSQVLLGLTVFLTIFIMMPVFDEVNNVAVQPYLNEQITSVQALESGSRPFHYFMMSQTRESDLDLFMRISKTEPVNTPEEVPFFVLAPAFVTSELKTAFQIGFLLFIPFLIIDMVVASVLMAMGMMMLSPVIISLPFKIMLFVMVDGWAMIIGTLAASFGI
- the flhA gene encoding flagellar biosynthesis protein FlhA, whose amino-acid sequence is MAVTTATRRTPLQVILQSNLGAPILLLALLGMMILPVPPFLLDVLFSFNIALAIVVLLVAAYALRPLDFAVFPTILLIATLLRLALNVASTRVVLLEGHKGGDAAGKVIQSFGEVVIGGNYAVGLVVFLILMIINFVVVTKGAGRISEVSARFTLDAMPGKQMAIDADLNSGLITQDEARTRREEVGGEADFYGSMDGASKFVRGDAVAGMLILAINILGGLGIGMVQHDLEFGQAMQVYSLLTIGDGLVAQIPSLLLSTTAAIMVTRVNSSKDMGEQVMSQMFESPKALSVAAVILAFMGLIPGMPHFAFLTLAAMAGGMAWYINKNGDEKIEQAQQVERGQLEQQEVAAKQAAELPELGWDDVHPVDAIGLEVGYRLIPLVDKSQGGELLNRIKGIRKKLSQEVGFLIPSVHIRDNLELLPNAYRITLLGVTAGEAEIYPDRDLAINPGQVFGKLDGVPTTDPAFGLEAVWIDPASKDQAQTLGYTVVDASTVVATHINQLLQKHTHELLGHDEVQQMLDKLAKNSPKLAEELPSVVPLNMLLTVLKNLLAEQVPIRDLRTIAEALAASGSQSQDSAALTASARVALRRVIVQAIYGRDGLLPVIALDPAMEQLLLKSLQQSQQAGNGDDIVLEPGLAERLQQALQESAQQQEMAGKPSVLLVSAPLRAVMAKFIRYSAADMQVLSYAEIPDDKQVTIESTIG
- a CDS encoding substrate-binding periplasmic protein; the protein is MGWEEWQPYAYKNTSGEITGLDIELVSSILENMNCQLQLKNMPWKRLLNDTKEGSNDLVSGASITEERKQWGQFTLPYRQETRALFVRKGTSENFAINQLQDMVSAKFKLGLTRGVYNGDAFAKMMGSPEFKKLTQVVSKESINPKKLVKNRIDGYVADAISGSQILRDMGLSDKIEIHPYTIYAADVHVLMSKKSTNLELLEKFNNSLAQLQSEGKLQAIINRYLQQ
- a CDS encoding flagellar basal body-associated FliL family protein; its protein translation is MRRKNGMAEEESEVAEDATAAKGGKGKIIVLIVAVLVLIAGSVGVTLFFLGFFDPPPPTEEELAAAAAEAGVEAPKGKISAMYFPIQPPFVVNFQSRGRQRFLQTDVTIMTRDPEVFATIQKHLPLIKNRLVMILGGGAYQELQTNEGKELMRQQAMQGVQAVITEETGKEDGVEQVLFTNFVMQ
- the flhB gene encoding flagellar biosynthesis protein FlhB, which gives rise to MAENENGQEKTEEPTPRKLQKAMEDGQIARSKELNTTFVLVGGVIGLISFGGPLAEALKNIMRYNFSLDRAAAFDEQMMFAHLGATAFAAIQALTPFMVTLAIAAFMGNILLGGWMLSAKALMPKFSRLSLVKGLGRLFSPNSLVELTKALAKFVLVASVTMLVLNYFQGELLNLGVSSVQEAVPHAIAVVSYAVLTISATTIFIAIFDVPYQLYSHKKKLKMTLQEVKDEMKDSEGKPEVKGRIRQMQREIAQRRMMAEVPNADVVITNPEHFSVALRYDLEGSGAPVVVAKGTDQIALKIREIAVAHNVMMMAAPPLARAIYFTTDLDEEIPSQLYLAVAQVLAYVFQLKAHRKGEGVKPKPMADVEVPNDVSYGVDGKIIRPDTPEN
- the fliQ gene encoding flagellar biosynthesis protein FliQ, with protein sequence MTPEVALDIFREAIFIIMLMVAMMVIPSLLVGLVVSMFQAATQINEQTLSFLPRLLVTLTSLVIAGPWLLNKVMDFFIRLLESIPSLIG
- the fliO gene encoding flagellar biosynthetic protein FliO, with amino-acid sequence MNNMLCGYLQKTHGLLIALLLMSAASWAAEPIKSPLSTIKHSEAIATSSPLTVLLGLLVVVGLIFFLAWLIKHFNKTGFMANQHMKVVSTLSLGTREKAMLIEVGDKQILIGVAPGSINALHVFDEKVVITDAEQPHDFANKLKQFIHKQQKPSTESPKP